Proteins from one Pseudomonas sp. KBS0710 genomic window:
- a CDS encoding efflux RND transporter periplasmic adaptor subunit, translating to MKRLTALLAASLLLAACSKEEAPPEPVRPVLSMEVKSEDQETLGRFAGTIQARYESNLGFRVPGRIARRAVDVGAEVEKGALLAVLDPTDQQNQLRAAQGDLARVQAQFINAQANARRQQELFNRGVGAQAQLDVAQTDLKTTQATLDQAKASVNQAKDQLNYAELRTDHAGIVTAWNAEAGQVVSAGQQVVTLARPDIKEAVIDLPAGLAERLPPDVVFLVAGQLDPSVNTTAIVREIEPQAQSATRTRRARLTLADTPPAFRLGTAISVTLSSAIAPRIELPLTALQEVDGKTRIWLLDTQSQTVQPRDVTVISRDANSALLNGGVKPGERIVTAGVNSLKAGQKVKIDEDSPR from the coding sequence ATGAAGCGCCTGACGGCATTGCTTGCCGCCAGCCTGTTGTTGGCCGCCTGCTCCAAAGAGGAAGCGCCGCCCGAGCCCGTGCGCCCGGTGCTGTCCATGGAAGTGAAGTCCGAAGACCAGGAAACCCTCGGCCGCTTCGCCGGCACCATCCAGGCCCGCTACGAAAGCAACCTGGGTTTCCGCGTGCCCGGCCGTATCGCCCGCCGTGCCGTGGATGTTGGCGCCGAAGTGGAGAAGGGCGCCTTGCTGGCGGTGCTCGACCCCACCGACCAGCAAAACCAGCTGCGCGCCGCCCAGGGCGACCTTGCCCGCGTGCAGGCGCAATTCATCAACGCCCAGGCTAACGCCCGGCGCCAGCAGGAACTGTTCAATCGCGGCGTCGGTGCCCAGGCCCAGCTGGATGTGGCCCAGACCGACCTGAAAACCACCCAGGCGACCCTTGATCAAGCCAAAGCCTCGGTCAACCAGGCTAAAGACCAACTCAACTACGCCGAATTGCGCACCGACCACGCCGGTATCGTTACCGCCTGGAATGCCGAGGCCGGCCAAGTGGTCAGCGCCGGCCAGCAAGTGGTAACGCTGGCGCGTCCGGATATCAAGGAAGCGGTGATCGATCTGCCCGCCGGGCTCGCCGAGCGCCTGCCGCCGGACGTGGTGTTTCTGGTCGCCGGGCAGCTCGACCCCAGCGTCAATACCACCGCCATCGTGCGCGAAATCGAACCCCAGGCCCAGAGCGCCACGCGCACCCGCCGCGCGCGCCTGACCCTGGCCGACACGCCACCTGCGTTTCGCCTTGGCACGGCCATCAGCGTGACCTTGAGCAGCGCCATCGCTCCGCGTATCGAACTGCCATTGACTGCCTTGCAGGAAGTCGACGGCAAGACCCGCATCTGGCTGCTCGACACCCAAAGCCAGACCGTGCAGCCGCGTGACGTCACGGTGATCAGCCGCGATGCCAACAGCGCCCTGCTTAACGGCGGCGTCAAACCCGGCGAACGCATCGTCACCGCTGGCGTGAACAGCCTGAAAGCCGGGCAAAAAGTCAAAATCGACGAGGACAGCCCGCGATGA
- a CDS encoding efflux RND transporter periplasmic adaptor subunit has protein sequence MGGRIYTCIFGLGLLTLLSGCGQEKTEPKEHSRVFVQTVQPADFAAAVTLTGDIQARVQTDLSFRVGGKIIQRMVDVGDRVTAKQVLAKLDPKDLQTNVDSAQAQVVAEQARVKQTAAAFVRQEKLLPKGYTSRSEYDAAQAALRSSQSALAAAQAQLANAREQLGYTALIADAPGVITARQAEVGQVVQATVPIFSLATDGERDAVFNVYESLLVEPPPDAPITVSLLDNPSIKAVGKVREVTPAVAANTGTVQVKIALQSLPKGMQLGSVVSATASGPAKASIELPWSALTKDLNEPAVWLIDGDGKAQLHKVTVARYLTGKVIIGDGLKGGEKVVVAGGQLLHPGMIVEIAQQGVQP, from the coding sequence ATGGGCGGTCGTATTTACACCTGTATTTTCGGACTTGGCCTACTGACGCTGTTGAGCGGCTGCGGCCAGGAAAAGACCGAACCCAAGGAACATTCGCGGGTGTTTGTGCAGACCGTGCAGCCCGCGGATTTTGCCGCCGCCGTGACCCTGACCGGCGATATCCAGGCCCGCGTGCAAACTGACTTGTCCTTTCGCGTGGGCGGCAAGATCATCCAGCGCATGGTCGACGTGGGCGACCGCGTGACCGCCAAGCAAGTGCTGGCCAAGCTCGACCCCAAGGATTTGCAGACCAACGTCGATTCCGCCCAGGCCCAGGTCGTGGCCGAGCAGGCGCGGGTCAAGCAAACCGCTGCCGCCTTCGTGCGCCAGGAAAAGCTCCTGCCCAAGGGCTACACCAGCCGCAGCGAATACGACGCCGCCCAGGCCGCGTTGCGCAGCAGCCAAAGTGCCCTGGCTGCCGCCCAAGCCCAATTGGCCAATGCCCGCGAACAACTCGGCTACACCGCGCTGATCGCCGATGCGCCGGGCGTGATAACGGCGCGCCAGGCCGAAGTCGGCCAGGTGGTGCAGGCCACCGTGCCGATTTTCAGCCTGGCCACCGATGGCGAGCGCGATGCGGTGTTCAATGTCTATGAATCCTTGCTGGTGGAGCCGCCGCCCGATGCGCCCATTACCGTGAGCCTGCTGGACAACCCGAGCATCAAGGCTGTGGGTAAAGTGCGCGAAGTCACGCCCGCCGTGGCCGCCAATACCGGCACCGTGCAAGTGAAAATCGCCCTGCAATCGCTGCCCAAAGGCATGCAGTTGGGTTCAGTGGTCAGCGCCACGGCCAGCGGCCCGGCCAAAGCCAGTATCGAGCTGCCATGGTCGGCGCTGACCAAAGACCTCAACGAACCCGCCGTGTGGCTGATTGACGGCGACGGCAAGGCGCAACTGCACAAAGTGACGGTAGCGCGCTACCTGACCGGCAAAGTGATCATTGGCGATGGCCTCAAAGGCGGCGAAAAAGTCGTGGTGGCCGGCGGGCAATTGCTGCACCCCGGCATGATCGTCGAGATCGCCCAACAAGGAGTCCAGCCATGA
- a CDS encoding AAA family ATPase encodes MLKTLAVANYRSINKLVVPLERLNLVTGPNGSGKSNLYRALRLLAETAQGGVINALAREGGLDSTFWAGPENISRRMRNGEVAVEPTVRQGVKRLRLGFAAEDFSYAISLGLPEKTLSAFQLDPEVKKECIWAGHIYRPASLLVQRSGPMVRARDGRAWDVLAQHTPNYHSLFDQVGSLRGSPEVLLLRESIRGWRFYDHFRSDVDAPVRQPQLGTRTPVLHHDGRDLAAALQTIREIGDPEALQRAVSDAFPGARLNIEPLQGGRFAIEFYQEGLLRPLSAAELSDGTLRYLLLIAALLTPRPPTMMVLNEPETSLHPDLLPALARLIIQASTQCQVWVVSHASRLIAALQQDEQCNSIVLEKVMGQTQIVGQGILDAPAWHWPE; translated from the coding sequence ATGCTCAAAACCCTCGCGGTGGCCAACTACCGCTCGATCAATAAATTGGTGGTGCCGCTGGAACGGTTGAACCTGGTCACCGGCCCCAATGGCAGCGGCAAGTCCAACCTGTACCGCGCTTTACGCTTGCTGGCCGAAACCGCCCAAGGCGGGGTGATCAATGCATTGGCGCGTGAAGGCGGGCTGGATTCGACCTTTTGGGCCGGGCCCGAGAACATCAGCCGACGCATGCGCAATGGCGAGGTGGCCGTTGAGCCGACCGTGCGCCAGGGCGTCAAACGCCTGCGCCTGGGGTTTGCCGCTGAGGACTTCAGCTACGCAATCTCCCTTGGCTTGCCGGAAAAGACCCTTTCCGCGTTCCAACTGGACCCGGAGGTAAAGAAAGAATGCATCTGGGCCGGTCACATCTACCGCCCGGCCAGCCTGCTGGTGCAGCGCTCCGGGCCGATGGTGCGCGCCCGTGATGGCCGCGCCTGGGATGTACTGGCCCAGCACACGCCCAACTACCACAGCCTGTTCGATCAGGTCGGCAGCCTGCGTGGCTCGCCGGAAGTGTTGCTGCTGCGCGAAAGCATTCGTGGCTGGCGTTTTTATGATCATTTTCGCAGTGATGTGGATGCACCCGTGCGCCAGCCGCAACTGGGCACGCGCACGCCGGTGCTGCATCACGATGGGCGCGACTTGGCTGCGGCATTGCAGACCATCCGCGAAATCGGCGACCCCGAGGCGTTGCAACGCGCAGTCAGCGATGCCTTCCCCGGCGCGCGGTTGAATATCGAGCCGTTGCAGGGCGGGCGTTTTGCGATTGAGTTTTATCAGGAAGGTTTGCTGCGACCGTTATCGGCAGCGGAATTGTCAGACGGCACCTTGCGCTACCTGCTGCTGATCGCGGCACTGCTGACGCCACGGCCGCCGACCATGATGGTACTCAACGAACCGGAAACCAGCCTGCACCCGGACTTATTGCCGGCGTTGGCGCGTTTGATTATCCAGGCCTCGACGCAGTGCCAGGTGTGGGTGGTGTCGCATGCCAGCCGCTTGATTGCAGCGTTGCAGCAGGATGAACAATGCAATTCGATCGTGCTGGAGAAGGTGATGGGGCAGACTCAGATTGTCGGCCAGGGGATTCTGGATGCACCGGCCTGGCATTGGCCGGAATAA